In one Pseudomonas sp. SCA2728.1_7 genomic region, the following are encoded:
- the tsf gene encoding translation elongation factor Ts, with product MAAITAALVKELRERTGEGMMDCKKALEKADGDIEKAIDDMRASGAIKAAKKAGNVAAEGAIAIKDDGKAAVILEVNSQTDFLALQDDFKNFVAASVEKAFADKLTDAAPLIASQEAAREALVAKVGENVNIRRLTRIEGDVVGSYLHGNKIGVVVALKGGDVELAKDIAMHVAASNPEFLLPSQVSDEAIEREKAVFLQLNEEKIKGKPENIVENMVKGRISKFLAEASLVEQAFVKNPEIKVGELAKKGGAEIVSFTYYKVGDGIEKPVDNFAEEVAAQLAAAKQ from the coding sequence ATGGCAGCAATTACTGCAGCGTTGGTTAAAGAACTGCGCGAGCGTACCGGCGAAGGCATGATGGACTGCAAGAAAGCCCTGGAAAAGGCTGACGGCGACATCGAAAAAGCCATTGATGACATGCGTGCTTCGGGCGCGATCAAGGCTGCGAAGAAGGCTGGCAACGTTGCCGCTGAAGGCGCAATCGCAATCAAGGACGACGGTAAAGCTGCCGTTATCCTGGAAGTGAACTCGCAGACCGACTTCCTGGCTCTGCAAGACGACTTCAAAAACTTCGTTGCTGCCAGCGTTGAAAAAGCTTTCGCTGACAAGCTGACCGACGCTGCTCCGCTGATCGCTTCGCAAGAAGCTGCTCGTGAAGCACTGGTTGCCAAAGTAGGCGAAAACGTCAACATCCGTCGTCTGACCCGTATCGAAGGTGACGTTGTAGGTTCGTACCTGCACGGCAACAAGATCGGTGTTGTTGTGGCTCTGAAAGGCGGTGACGTCGAGCTGGCCAAAGACATCGCGATGCACGTAGCTGCAAGCAACCCTGAGTTCCTGCTGCCTTCGCAAGTTTCGGACGAAGCGATCGAGCGTGAAAAAGCTGTGTTCCTGCAGCTGAACGAAGAGAAGATCAAAGGCAAGCCAGAAAACATTGTTGAGAACATGGTCAAAGGCCGTATCAGCAAGTTCCTGGCAGAAGCAAGCCTGGTTGAGCAGGCGTTCGTCAAGAACCCTGAAATCAAGGTTGGCGAGCTGGCCAAGAAAGGCGGCGCAGAAATCGTTTCCTTCACCTACTACAAAGTGGGCGACGGCATCGAGAAGCCAGTAGACAACTTCGCTGAAGAAGTTGCTGCTCAGCTGGCTGCCGCCAAGCAGTAA
- the rpsB gene encoding 30S ribosomal protein S2, giving the protein MSQVNMRDMLKAGVHFGHQTRYWNPKMGKYIFGARNKIHIINLEKTLPMFNEALTFVERLAQGKNKILFVGTKRSAGKIVAEEAARCGSPYVDHRWLGGMLTNFKTIRASIKRLRDLEVQAEDGTFAKLTKKEALMRSRDLEKLDRSLGGIKDMGGLPDALFVIDVDHERIAITEANKLGIPVIGVVDTNSSPEGVDYIIPGNDDAIRAIQLYMGSMADAVIRGRNNVAGGTVEFAAEETQAAAE; this is encoded by the coding sequence ATGTCCCAAGTCAATATGCGCGATATGCTGAAGGCCGGTGTGCACTTCGGTCACCAAACCCGTTACTGGAATCCGAAAATGGGTAAGTACATTTTCGGCGCGCGTAACAAGATTCACATTATCAACCTTGAAAAAACCCTGCCAATGTTCAACGAAGCTCTGACTTTCGTAGAGCGTCTGGCCCAGGGCAAAAACAAGATTCTGTTCGTCGGCACCAAGCGTTCCGCTGGCAAGATCGTTGCTGAAGAAGCAGCACGTTGCGGTTCGCCGTACGTCGATCACCGCTGGTTGGGCGGCATGCTGACCAACTTCAAAACCATTCGTGCTTCCATCAAGCGTCTGCGTGACCTTGAAGTTCAAGCCGAAGACGGTACTTTCGCCAAGCTGACCAAGAAAGAAGCGCTGATGCGCTCCCGTGATCTTGAGAAGCTGGATCGTTCGCTGGGCGGCATCAAGGACATGGGCGGTCTGCCAGACGCACTGTTCGTGATCGACGTTGACCACGAGCGCATCGCGATCACCGAAGCCAACAAGCTGGGCATCCCGGTAATCGGCGTTGTCGACACCAACAGCAGCCCGGAAGGCGTTGACTACATCATCCCAGGCAACGATGACGCAATCCGCGCTATCCAGCTGTACATGGGTTCGATGGCTGACGCAGTAATCCGTGGTCGCAACAATGTTGCTGGCGGCACTGTAGAATTCGCAGCTGAAGAAACTCAGGCTGCAGCTGAGTAA
- the map gene encoding type I methionyl aminopeptidase produces MTVNLKTPEDIAGMRVAGKLAADVLEMIAEHVKPGVTTDELNQICHDYIVNVQQAIPAPLNYKGYPKSICTSINHVVCHGIPNDKPLKNGDTLNIDVTVIKDGYHGDTSRMFHVGEVPVWAERLSQITQECMYKAIEIVKPGCRLGDIGEVIQKHAEKNGFSVVREFCGHGIGKVFHEEPQILHYGRAGTGMELKAGMTFTIEPMINQGKADTKVLGDGWTAITKDRKLSAQWEHTLLVTDTGYEIFTLRADDTIPRISA; encoded by the coding sequence ATGACCGTCAACCTCAAAACTCCCGAGGACATCGCTGGCATGCGCGTCGCCGGCAAACTGGCCGCCGATGTGCTGGAAATGATTGCCGAACATGTCAAACCAGGCGTGACCACCGATGAGCTGAACCAGATCTGCCACGACTACATCGTCAATGTGCAGCAAGCCATCCCCGCCCCGCTCAACTACAAGGGCTACCCGAAGTCGATCTGCACCTCGATCAACCACGTGGTCTGCCATGGCATTCCGAATGACAAGCCGCTGAAAAACGGCGACACCCTGAACATCGACGTCACCGTGATCAAGGACGGTTACCACGGCGACACCAGCCGCATGTTCCACGTCGGCGAAGTACCGGTCTGGGCCGAACGCCTGTCGCAGATCACCCAGGAATGCATGTACAAGGCGATCGAGATCGTCAAACCCGGCTGCCGCCTCGGCGACATCGGTGAAGTGATCCAGAAGCACGCCGAGAAGAACGGTTTCTCGGTGGTTCGCGAGTTCTGCGGTCACGGCATCGGCAAGGTTTTCCACGAAGAGCCGCAGATCCTCCACTACGGCCGCGCCGGCACTGGCATGGAACTGAAGGCCGGGATGACCTTCACTATCGAGCCGATGATCAACCAGGGCAAGGCCGACACCAAAGTATTGGGCGATGGCTGGACCGCGATCACCAAGGACCGCAAGCTCTCGGCGCAGTGGGAACACACCCTGCTGGTGACCGACACCGGCTACGAGATCTTCACCCTGCGCGCCGACGACACCATCCCGCGCATCTCGGCCTGA